The Dermacentor andersoni chromosome 1, qqDerAnde1_hic_scaffold, whole genome shotgun sequence genomic interval ctgtcgtagtcaccacaccttgagtgtgctcgaagatcaagtgagcatcccgccgcgcgccagcattattatttccgtcggcactgaaacacccgctgacgtagaaggcgtcatcgagggcgaccaacatctactgctcgaccgtgaaatttgcgtcgcaagagggatcgctcgactccacggagggcaagtggaagttatgctaaccaacttcagccaagagttcaagcacatcaacaagggcacgacaatcgcatacatcgaggaaattgtggaaaccagcaatgcctttgtcctctcggattcagccgcatctacaccgatgagcattgtccccgaaccagacttcgacgtgaatccaagtcttcctgtgagtaagcagcaacagatcagaagtcttctccgacgatacaaagactgcttttctacttcatcgaggattcgacaaacaccagttgcaaagcatcgcataataacagaagagagcgctcgaccactccgccagagcccttaccgagtttcgacgcgagaacgtgaagctattaggcaacaagtcgacgaaatgctgcgcgacgacatcatccagccgtcgaaaagcccgtgggcctctcctgtagtcctggtaaagaaaaaggacggaaccctacgcttctgcgtcgactatcgtcgattgaacaagatcacgaagaaggatgtgtacccccttccacggatagacgacgcattggatcggctctgcaacgctaaatacttctcgtcgatggacctcaagtctggctactggcaaatagaagtcgacgagagagatcgcgaaaagactgccttcatcacgccagacggcctctacgagttcaaggtcatgccattcggactgtgctcggcgcctgcaacgtttcagcgcgtcatggacacggtgttagccggactgaagtggcagacgtgccttgtttacctggatgacgtcgttgtcttcgccggaaatttcgacgatcaccttaggcggcttgcgacagtgttagaagccatcaagtcatcagggctcactctgaagccggaaaagtgccgcttcgcttacgatgagcttttgttcctaggccacgtgatcagcaaatcaggagtacgccccgacccacagaagacagctgccatcgcaaagttcccgcagccaaccgacaagaaggcagtgcgaagattccttggcatgtgtgcctactataggcgcttcgtcaaggacttctcacgcatcgcggagccgctaacacatctaaccaaatgtgatgtcgcgttcaagtgggaaacgccgcaggccaaggcatttcaagaactcaaacgacgcatgcagtcgccgccggtacttgcacacttcgacgaggacgccgataccgaaatccacactgacgccagtagcctaggcctcggtgccgtcctagtccagaggaaagaaggacttgaaagggtgatatcgtatgctagccggtcgctgtcaaaagcggaaagcaactattctacgactgaaaaggaatgcctcgccatcatttgggctatagctaaattccgcccttacctctatggcaggccattcaaagtcgtcagtgaccatcatgcattgtgttggctagctaacttaaaggacccttcaggacggctggcgcggtggagcctcagactacaagaatatgacgtcacggtaatatacaagtccggaagaaaacactccgacgccgactgcttatcgcgcgcccccatcgatcccccgccgcaagacgacgaggacgacgacgccttccttgggataataagcgcggaagacttcactaaacagcagcgagcagacccggagctaaaaggcctcgtcgagtatttggaaggaaacaccgacgttgtccctagggcatttaagcgcgggttgtcgtcgttcacgctacaaaacaacctgctcgtgaagaagaacttctcaccagtccgcgccagctaccttcttgttgtaccgtcagcgctgcgtccagaaatactgcacgccctacacgacgatccaaccgctgggcacctcggattctcccggacgctgtcgagaatacaggaaaggtattactggccgcgtctgaccgccgacgtcgcccgttacgtcaagacatgccgagactgtcaacgacgcaagacaccaccgacaaggccagcaggattactacagccgatcgaacctcctcgccgaccattccagcagattgggatggatttgttggggccgtttccgatatcaacatccgggaataagtggatcgtcgtggcgacggactatctcacccgctttgctgaaactaaagctctaccaaaaggcagcgcagccgaagtggcgaaatttttcgtcgagaacatcctgctgcgacatggtgccccagaagtcctcatcaccgacagaggaacggcttttacagcagagctcacccaggccattctgcagtatagccagacaagccacaggaggacaactgcctaccatccgcagacgaatggtctcacggagcgcctaaacaagaccctcgccgacatgctagcaatgtacgtcgacgtcgagcacaagacgtgggacgcggtcctgccgtatgtaaccttcgcttacaacacggcagtgcaagaaacaacacagatcacgccttttaagctggtttacggcaggaacccgacaacgacgctcgacgccatgctgccccacgtcactgacgaagagaatgttgacgtcgctagctatctgcagcgcgccgaagaagcccgacagctcgcccgccaacggatcaagagccagcagaggaccgacagccgacactacaacctccgacgacgcttcgtcgagtaccagcccggtgaccgtgtttgggtttggacccctatacgccgacgaggactgagcgagaagcttttgcgtcgctatttcggaccgtacaagatcatccgacgtattggcgcactggactatgaggtcgtgccagacggaatttcgcattcacagcggcgccgcacacgatctgaagtggtccacgtggtgcgtctgaaacccttttacggacgctgacgaacttccttatttttgttttctttgctacgggtgtttttcttttttcatttgtatgcagcatcgggtcgatgctttttttttaagaggggggtattgacacgtgtacttatcgttatcgggcgactacgtttcgccacctaacaaatgtaatcgcacagcgcgggacgcgcctgcatgtatccgaagtttctggaaagttatcgatgcttctacccggctgtctgttgtcgccgaacgttgtgttatctgatttcatcgcgtgacgcgaatggtgtagaacattgtggaaggcacgcgggtccgaacgattagtctggaacattcgacgactgctgtataaaagccgacgggcttgcctcgctgatcagattttcgacgatcgccgacagtgttcgccgctatcgttgtgctataagtgtagcctgtttttgtgggcacaggttcgcccaataaaagttaggtttgttctttacagtattgctgctgtgttcttgaacgtcaccaccacgtgacaatatgaagatTACCAGCAATGTCCGTATTACAACAGCGGTCAAGTGCGTCTTAAATCTCATATTTTAACGTTAATGGATTACTATAAATTTCTATTGGAGAAAATTGAGTGAAGATATTTAGCTTTACGGAGCTCCCAACCTGTTACACTCGCGAAGTCGCGCACATTTTTGTGTATTCCATGCTGCGTTTATTACCATTATAATGAGAGGCCGACGTAGGTTAAAAAAGCACAACTGTAACCACTACCATAGAGGAAATGCAGCCTTGACAAGCGTTAGCAACGGCAGCGCGTTACTGTATTGGCCATACTTCTGTCTGGCACGATCTTTAGCGCAAGTCTGGTtcagtaaacgaaaaaaaaaaacgacagagacaagttTTTTGCGCAACTCTGGTTGAGTAAATAGAGAAATAATGAGAGAGAGACATTCTGGTCTTGGCctctctttttttcccctgttCGCTCAGCCTGAATTGGACTACAAACAAGACAATATCATGCTGTAAAAACTTCTAAGAACGAAGCTGCTTGAAGGAGTGCCTCTGTCTGCCGCATAAAAAAACGCGCATTTCACTTACCTGCACATTGAATGAGAAATATCCCTTCCTGTTTCGGAATACTTCGGGGTCGTTTCCGCCTGGACTTTTGATACGCACGTGGGTGCAATCAATGCAACCAGTTACCTTCGGAAACTTGGCCTTCGTATAAAACTGTTGCATGATTTCATGCATTTTCCCCGTGTCGGGGAACTTGACAAGCGCAGGGAACAACGTTCCGGCAATCATTTTCGACACCCGCGTGACAACACAGGAAACAGTTGGCTGTGACACGTTAACCAGGTCTCCTGAAACAACCTGAAAAGGTCGCGCGCCGTAAAAACGGAGTGTCACGAGCAGTTGCAACAGCGGTGGCACAGGGTAACCACGTCCGTCCGTGTTCTGATGCAGCGGCAACATGGAGCGCAGCTGGAGCACAGCTGCCTTGGAGAAACGGTACCTCGCCAAAAACTCCTGATCATTGCAGAACTCCATGGGATTATGGCGATCCCCAAGGTTCCTCTGCAATGGCGGCACAATACTGTAGACTTCGTTGTCCTCGATTTCCTCCGCACGGTTCACAAACTCTCTGAAGCTGTCGTCgtagcgcgccgccatattgcaaTGGATAAGGAGCCGTTAAGGCACCTCAGATGCTACCTTAAGGAGGCTCCCCCATCGCGAACTTAAGTTGGGCTTAAGGGGGCCGCTGAGGGCAAGGTCCGTTCTTGAAACTCATTAAGGAGCCGAAAAGGTAAGGAACACTAAAGATAAGGGTGAGGTTGGTTTGTGAATACGGCGGCTAGACTGCTAAGATCCAAACAAATTCATAGGTTGCCTCAAGGCAAGGCATTTTTCTTTAAAGATTGGAAAACGTTGAGAAGTTATGTGCTCTTTGCGTTTGCTGAGAAGCTGCTCTGTGGCCTTCGTGCAGGAAATGAATTTCGTGTGGAAAAATTATTCAGTAGAGGCACCACTTGACTCCAATAATGCAACCTTATATTTGAAGGGTATGCACACATTAAGCCATTTCAAATTGTGAGCTCTTGTATCAATAGCGAAAGACTTCAATTCGTGTTGATCATTTCAAATACTTCCACAGCCCTACCTACAAGCCATCTAGAAACAATGCGAAATCTTTGGTATAAATAACACAATGTACCATTTAACAACGGTGTACGTTGTTCTCAAACGGACTATTTTTACACGGCACGTACTCCATCCTCCTCCTTGTCATAGTCGATAGCGACTACAAGTTTGTGGCCGTGGATACTGGCACCTATGGCAAGCAGAGCGATGGAGCAGTACTCCAGCAGTCGCAGTTTG includes:
- the LOC126516614 gene encoding putative nuclease HARBI1; the encoded protein is MAARYDDSFREFVNRAEEIEDNEVYSIVPPLQRNLGDRHNPMEFCNDQEFLARYRFSKAAVLQLRSMLPLHQNTDGRGYPVPPLLQLLVTLRFYGARPFQVVSGDLVNVSQPTVSCVVTRVSKMIAGTLFPALVKFPDTGKMHEIMQQFYTKAKFPKVTGCIDCTHVRIKSPGGNDPEVFRNRKGYFSFNVQAITGPQLQLFDLVASWPGSAHDSRIFDNSKARARYEEASIPGVRLGDMGYACRPQLMTPLKNPGGANSP